A section of the Streptomyces sp. CG1 genome encodes:
- a CDS encoding bifunctional polysaccharide deacetylase/glycosyltransferase family 2 protein, translating into MTDRRRRTAPARRHSRTRQITPRTHWLLLSVLSVTLSTALLLQGYTHHMFGITPDDVTGARGRSDAVPAQVTHGGPVIADAARAVHTARLQDRTIALTFDDGPDPVWTPRILDVLRRNHVRATFFVVGTEVAAHPELVRRIVAEGHQIGIHTFTHPDLSRLAPWQRSLELRETQLAVAGAAGVTTALLRPPYSSENDALNDADWSVLKQADLAGYVTVLSSQDAEDWQRPGTDRIVANATPRSHTGQILLMHDGGGNRSQTVAALNTLIPRLEAQGFQFATVGAAVGMAGPVQPAGLGDHLQGMALINMLQAGDWAVWLLGVLMYAAGVVSVLRAAAVVIAARRHRRLRSTGRRGVSWGPPVTEPVSVIVPAYNESAGIEAAVRSLLASDHPVEIIVVDDGSTDGTADLVESLGLPGVRVIRQENAGKPAALNTGLAAASCDLVVMVDGDTVFEPDTVRTIVQPFADPRVGAVSGNAKVVNRGGLLGRWQHIEYVVGFNLDRRLFDLAECMPTVPGAVGAFRRGALLDLGGVSDVTLAEDTDLTMALCRAGWRVVYEEGAVAWTEAPASLGALWRQRYRWCYGTLQAMWKHRGALVQRGAAGKLGRRGLVYLLLFQVLLPLLAPVVDIFALYGLVFLDPVRITALWLAFLLLQFGMGLYAFRLDGERPGPLWSLPLQQLVYRQLMYLVVIQSVFTAVSGSRLRWQRMERYGSLRAPAGAESSGEDRTAAPAQPEPEPYAAVPEPGPYASRPEPRLYGAQPQPWPYVGPPQPTPHDTTHWH; encoded by the coding sequence GTGACCGATCGCCGCCGCCGTACTGCTCCCGCCCGCCGTCACAGCCGTACCCGCCAGATCACCCCCCGCACCCACTGGCTGCTGCTGAGCGTGCTCTCGGTGACCCTGTCGACGGCCCTCCTGCTCCAGGGGTACACCCATCACATGTTCGGGATCACCCCGGACGACGTGACCGGTGCCCGCGGACGCAGCGACGCGGTGCCCGCCCAGGTGACCCATGGCGGCCCCGTGATCGCGGACGCCGCCCGCGCCGTGCACACCGCCCGGCTCCAGGACCGCACCATCGCGCTCACCTTCGACGACGGCCCCGACCCCGTCTGGACGCCGCGCATCCTCGACGTGCTGCGCCGCAACCATGTGCGCGCGACCTTCTTCGTCGTCGGAACCGAGGTCGCGGCCCACCCGGAACTGGTCCGCCGGATCGTCGCTGAGGGCCACCAGATCGGCATCCACACCTTCACCCACCCCGACCTGTCCCGCCTCGCCCCGTGGCAGCGTTCCCTGGAACTGCGCGAGACCCAGCTGGCGGTGGCCGGCGCGGCCGGGGTCACCACCGCGCTGCTGAGGCCGCCGTACTCCTCGGAGAACGACGCGCTGAACGACGCCGACTGGTCCGTCCTCAAACAGGCCGACTTGGCGGGCTACGTCACGGTGCTCTCCTCCCAGGACGCCGAGGACTGGCAGCGTCCGGGTACGGACCGCATCGTCGCGAACGCGACCCCGCGCAGCCACACCGGGCAGATCCTGCTGATGCACGACGGCGGAGGTAACCGCTCCCAGACCGTCGCCGCGCTGAACACCCTCATCCCCCGGCTCGAGGCACAGGGTTTCCAGTTCGCGACGGTCGGTGCCGCAGTCGGCATGGCCGGCCCCGTCCAGCCCGCCGGACTGGGCGACCACCTCCAGGGAATGGCCCTCATCAACATGTTGCAGGCCGGCGACTGGGCCGTATGGCTGCTGGGCGTGCTCATGTACGCGGCCGGAGTCGTCAGCGTGCTGCGCGCGGCGGCCGTGGTGATCGCAGCCCGACGGCACCGACGGCTGCGGAGTACGGGGCGCCGGGGCGTCTCCTGGGGGCCGCCGGTGACCGAACCGGTCAGCGTCATCGTCCCCGCGTACAACGAGAGCGCCGGAATCGAGGCGGCCGTGCGCTCCCTGCTCGCCTCGGACCATCCGGTGGAGATCATCGTGGTGGACGACGGCAGCACCGACGGCACCGCGGACCTGGTGGAGTCGCTCGGGTTGCCTGGGGTGCGGGTGATCCGGCAGGAGAACGCGGGCAAACCGGCAGCGCTCAACACCGGTCTCGCCGCGGCCTCCTGCGACCTGGTGGTCATGGTCGACGGCGACACGGTCTTCGAGCCCGACACCGTCCGCACGATCGTGCAGCCCTTCGCCGACCCCCGCGTGGGTGCCGTCTCGGGCAACGCCAAGGTCGTCAACCGGGGCGGCCTGCTGGGCCGTTGGCAGCACATCGAGTACGTCGTCGGCTTCAACCTCGACCGCCGCCTGTTCGACCTCGCCGAGTGCATGCCGACCGTGCCCGGCGCCGTCGGCGCGTTCCGCCGCGGGGCCCTGCTGGACCTCGGCGGTGTCAGCGACGTCACCCTCGCCGAGGACACCGACCTCACCATGGCGCTGTGCCGGGCCGGCTGGCGCGTGGTGTACGAGGAGGGCGCGGTGGCGTGGACCGAGGCACCCGCGTCCCTGGGCGCCCTGTGGCGGCAGCGGTACCGCTGGTGCTACGGCACCCTCCAGGCGATGTGGAAGCACCGGGGAGCACTGGTCCAGCGCGGCGCCGCCGGCAAACTGGGCCGCCGGGGCCTGGTCTACCTCCTCCTCTTCCAGGTGCTGCTGCCCCTGCTCGCCCCGGTCGTGGACATCTTCGCCCTGTACGGCCTCGTCTTCCTGGACCCCGTCCGGATCACCGCCCTGTGGCTCGCCTTCCTGCTCCTGCAATTCGGCATGGGCCTGTACGCGTTCCGCCTGGACGGCGAACGCCCCGGACCGCTGTGGAGCCTTCCGCTCCAGCAGCTCGTCTACCGGCAGCTCATGTACCTGGTGGTGATTCAGTCCGTCTTCACCGCCGTGTCCGGCTCGCGCCTGCGCTGGCAGCGCATGGAGCGCTACGGCAGCCTGCGGGCCCCGGCGGGGGCGGAGTCCTCCGGGGAGGACCGCACCGCGGCCCCCGCGCAGCCGGAACCGGAACCGTACGCGGCCGTCCCGGAGCCTGGACCGTACGCGTCTCGCCCGGAACCCCGGCTGTACGGGGCTCAACCGCAGCCATGGCCGTACGTGGGCCCTCCACAGCCCACGCCCCACGACACCACCCACTGGCACTGA
- a CDS encoding transglycosylase domain-containing protein, with product MSGTRRRPSQRTISGSRAAGRRGASSTVSSRRWIDYPRADRAGGRRWLPSWRQMLASFLLCVGAVAAAIGYAYATITIPDPNPSTLLQNNVYYWSDGTVLATDGSVNRENVSLAQVPVGVQGDFIAAENATFYSDPGIDPQGIARAVVHMAEGGSVQSGSTITQQFVKNTYLDQSQTFSRKIKELLISAKIGASMSKQQILQGYLNTCYFGRQANGIEAAARVYYNLPVEKLNMSQGAFLAAAVNEPSLFQYADADPKARAQAQARWSWVLDRMVKTGKLTQAQRAQYAAAGFPVPRKWAPGSGLTGQTGYMVQLARAYAQQHDPAVTDSSLSRGGYQIHTTFDRKKTAELADAVAKVGAERLDPAHRAADRNVQAGAASVDPATGRILAVYGGPGYEQAHFSDNADTSGVPVGSTFKPVVLASALQYGAVLKPGTSPASVTPASKFNGDDGIQIKDRQGTYVTDDKDPTGFLHQHNDTTHRWGYISLRTAMEQSVNTPYVQLGEDVGYADVARTAKCLGLRSESLAAPSAGFYIGTSTPSAIRMAGAYATFAASGTQTTPYSVTKVTHDGTALPGFTAPAPVRALPAAVADNVTDVLRGVITRGTGAKAQALGRTAAGKTGTTDDYRSAWFIGYTHQLATSVVLFKEDPAHPQLQSLAGVGGLRKVFGGDIPTEIWTRYMHDALAGLPDLPFPAPASLGPGTDEPGVPSASPAPAPTKHVGRPGGRTTPTAAPRPGLPTPGSKCRTHKCR from the coding sequence ATGAGCGGTACCCGGCGCAGGCCGTCGCAGCGCACCATCTCCGGCAGTCGTGCGGCGGGTCGTCGCGGCGCGAGCAGCACCGTGTCGAGCAGACGCTGGATCGACTATCCGAGAGCGGACCGGGCGGGTGGGCGCCGCTGGCTGCCCTCGTGGCGTCAGATGCTGGCGTCGTTCCTGCTTTGCGTCGGCGCGGTGGCCGCGGCCATCGGGTACGCCTACGCCACGATCACCATCCCCGACCCCAACCCCTCGACACTGCTCCAGAACAACGTCTACTACTGGTCCGACGGCACGGTCCTGGCGACCGACGGCAGCGTCAACCGGGAGAACGTCTCCCTGGCGCAGGTCCCGGTGGGCGTGCAGGGCGACTTCATCGCCGCCGAGAACGCCACCTTCTACTCCGACCCGGGCATCGACCCGCAGGGCATCGCGCGCGCCGTCGTGCACATGGCCGAGGGCGGCTCCGTCCAGTCCGGTTCGACGATCACCCAGCAGTTCGTCAAGAACACCTACCTCGACCAGTCGCAGACGTTCTCCCGCAAGATCAAGGAGCTGCTGATCTCTGCCAAGATCGGCGCGAGCATGAGCAAGCAGCAGATCCTCCAGGGCTATCTGAACACCTGCTACTTCGGCCGCCAGGCGAACGGCATCGAGGCCGCCGCCCGTGTGTACTACAACCTCCCGGTCGAGAAGCTGAACATGAGCCAAGGCGCCTTTCTCGCCGCCGCGGTCAACGAGCCGAGCCTTTTCCAGTACGCCGACGCCGATCCCAAGGCGCGGGCGCAGGCACAGGCCCGCTGGTCGTGGGTGCTCGACCGGATGGTGAAGACCGGCAAGCTGACGCAGGCCCAGCGCGCCCAGTACGCGGCGGCCGGCTTCCCGGTGCCCAGGAAGTGGGCCCCGGGCTCGGGGCTCACCGGTCAGACCGGCTATATGGTCCAGCTGGCCCGGGCCTACGCCCAGCAGCACGATCCCGCCGTCACCGACAGCAGCCTGAGCCGGGGCGGTTACCAGATACACACCACCTTCGACCGCAAGAAGACGGCGGAACTGGCCGACGCCGTCGCGAAGGTGGGCGCCGAGCGCCTCGACCCCGCCCACCGGGCGGCCGACCGGAACGTGCAGGCCGGCGCCGCCTCGGTGGACCCGGCCACCGGCCGCATCCTCGCCGTCTACGGCGGTCCCGGCTACGAGCAGGCCCACTTCTCGGACAACGCCGACACTTCCGGCGTCCCGGTGGGATCGACCTTCAAACCGGTCGTCCTCGCCTCCGCGCTGCAGTACGGGGCGGTCCTGAAGCCCGGCACCTCCCCGGCGTCGGTCACTCCGGCCAGCAAGTTCAACGGCGACGACGGCATCCAGATCAAGGACCGGCAGGGCACCTACGTCACCGACGACAAGGACCCCACCGGATTCCTCCACCAGCACAACGACACCACTCACCGCTGGGGGTACATCTCGCTGCGCACGGCGATGGAGCAGTCGGTCAACACGCCGTACGTGCAGCTGGGCGAGGACGTCGGCTACGCGGACGTGGCCCGGACCGCGAAGTGCCTGGGCCTGCGCTCCGAGAGCCTCGCCGCGCCCAGCGCCGGCTTCTACATCGGGACCTCGACCCCGAGCGCCATCCGCATGGCGGGTGCCTACGCGACGTTCGCCGCTTCCGGGACGCAGACCACGCCGTACTCGGTGACCAAGGTGACCCACGACGGTACGGCGCTGCCCGGCTTCACGGCTCCGGCCCCCGTACGTGCCCTGCCGGCGGCGGTCGCCGACAACGTGACCGACGTCCTGCGCGGCGTCATCACCCGGGGCACCGGCGCCAAGGCCCAGGCCCTCGGCCGGACCGCGGCGGGCAAGACCGGGACCACCGACGACTACCGGTCGGCCTGGTTCATCGGCTACACCCACCAACTGGCCACCTCCGTCGTCCTCTTCAAGGAGGACCCGGCCCATCCCCAGCTCCAGTCCCTGGCGGGCGTCGGCGGTCTGCGGAAGGTGTTCGGCGGCGACATCCCAACCGAGATCTGGACCCGGTACATGCACGACGCCCTGGCCGGCCTGCCCGACCTCCCCTTCCCCGCCCCCGCGTCCCTCGGTCCCGGCACCGACGAGCCCGGTGTCCCCTCCGCCTCTCCCGCCCCGGCCCCCACCAAGCACGTCGGCAGGCCCGGCGGGCGAACGACCCCCACGGCCGCCCCCAGGCCGGGCCTCCCGACGCCCGGTTCCAAATGCCGTACGCACAAGTGCCGTTGA
- a CDS encoding HoxN/HupN/NixA family nickel/cobalt transporter, producing the protein MTLPPGVSETAAAPSFRWRREDTVRTAGLLAVIVALHVLAFGILFLLVVPRHYEVGTKAFGVGLGITAYTLGMRHAFDADHIAAIDNTTRKLMADGKRPVSVGFWFALGHSSVVVVMAALVAGGAKLAGTLMNDGSRTHQVLGTVGTTVSGGFLYLIAALNLVALFGIARVFKAMRAGRYDEAELEAHLDSRGFMNRILGRLTKSIRRPGQMFPLGFVFGIGFDTSTEVLLLALAGNGAAAGLPWYAVLCLPLLFAAGMSLFDTLDGTFMNFAYQWAFSNPVRKVFYNLTITGLSIAVAFFVGTIELVGVLHDKLGLSDGVSAWIAGLNLDNVGYVIVGLFVVVWAVAIGYWRLAKVEERWSTRTADTG; encoded by the coding sequence ATGACCCTGCCCCCAGGCGTGTCCGAAACCGCCGCCGCCCCGTCCTTCCGCTGGCGTCGCGAGGACACCGTCCGAACCGCCGGCCTCCTGGCCGTGATCGTCGCCCTGCACGTGCTCGCCTTCGGGATCCTCTTCCTGCTCGTGGTCCCGCGCCACTACGAGGTCGGCACCAAGGCGTTCGGGGTGGGCCTCGGCATCACCGCCTACACCCTCGGCATGCGACACGCCTTCGACGCCGACCACATCGCCGCGATCGACAACACCACCCGCAAGCTGATGGCCGACGGCAAGCGGCCGGTCTCAGTGGGCTTCTGGTTCGCGCTCGGCCACTCCAGCGTGGTGGTCGTCATGGCGGCGCTGGTCGCCGGCGGCGCGAAACTCGCCGGCACCCTGATGAACGACGGCTCCCGCACCCACCAGGTACTCGGCACCGTCGGCACCACGGTCTCCGGCGGCTTCCTCTACCTCATCGCCGCCCTCAACCTCGTGGCGCTGTTCGGCATCGCCCGCGTCTTCAAAGCCATGCGCGCCGGACGCTACGACGAGGCCGAGTTGGAGGCGCACCTCGACTCACGCGGCTTCATGAACCGCATTCTCGGCCGCCTCACCAAGTCCATCCGCCGCCCGGGCCAGATGTTCCCCCTCGGCTTCGTCTTCGGCATCGGTTTCGACACCTCGACCGAGGTGTTGCTCCTCGCCCTGGCCGGCAACGGCGCCGCCGCCGGCCTCCCCTGGTACGCGGTCCTGTGCCTGCCCCTCCTCTTCGCCGCCGGCATGAGCCTGTTCGACACCCTCGACGGCACCTTCATGAACTTCGCCTACCAGTGGGCCTTCTCCAACCCCGTCCGCAAGGTGTTCTACAACCTCACCATCACCGGCCTGTCCATCGCCGTCGCCTTCTTCGTCGGCACCATCGAACTGGTCGGCGTCCTGCACGACAAGCTCGGGCTGAGCGATGGCGTCAGCGCCTGGATCGCGGGCCTGAACCTCGACAACGTCGGCTACGTCATCGTCGGCCTGTTCGTGGTCGTCTGGGCCGTGGCCATCGGCTACTGGCGCCTGGCCAAGGTCGAGGAACGCTGGAGCACCCGCACCGCAGACACCGGCTGA
- a CDS encoding ArsR/SmtB family transcription factor, which yields MHLVPAERAGQRTIDGHRVCDAIAAVGEPERVRVWADRFSLLSDPGRLSLLLALHEAGPIAVSDLAVATGMRDTAVSQALRLLRTAGIVHGEKDGRIVRYRLVEGPMAALLEHCVSQEA from the coding sequence ATGCATCTCGTCCCCGCGGAACGCGCCGGGCAGCGCACCATCGACGGCCATCGGGTCTGCGACGCCATCGCCGCCGTCGGCGAGCCCGAGCGGGTACGCGTCTGGGCCGACCGCTTCTCTCTGCTCTCGGATCCCGGGCGCCTGTCCCTGCTGCTCGCCCTTCACGAGGCCGGCCCCATCGCCGTCTCCGACCTCGCCGTCGCCACCGGCATGAGGGACACCGCCGTGTCCCAGGCCCTGCGCCTGCTGCGAACCGCAGGCATCGTCCACGGCGAGAAGGACGGCCGAATCGTGCGCTACCGGCTCGTCGAGGGCCCGATGGCCGCGCTGCTCGAACACTGCGTGTCCCAAGAAGCATGA
- a CDS encoding PepSY-associated TM helix domain-containing protein — MSVEPPTTAPPRTAGDAGEPILSPASAAAPSALRALRPLVLRLHFYAGVFVAPFLLVAAVTGLLYAGSFQAEKIVYAHELTVPVGDHKLPISQQVTAARKAHPEGTISAVRPSPQADATTRVLLSGVKGVAADHTLAVFVDPYTGKVRGALEQYGSTGALPLRTWIDELHSDLHLGDTGRLYSEFAASWLWVITGGGLVLWFGRRRARRKVRGTTGRRRSLTLHGTVGVWAAGGLFFLSATGLTWSTYAGANIGDLREALGQSTPSVTATVSSGHDGHGSMAGMDMNGMDMGSHSGARSDVGLDAVLKTARAEGLSDPVEIVPPADSSSAYVVRQIQRSWPEKQDSVAVDPATGKVTDVLRFSDYPVLAKLTRWGIDAHTGTLFGLANQIALAGLALALILLILWGYRMWWQRGRGSAFGRPIPRGAWRQVPVYVLVPCVAVVAVVGYYVPLLGIPLAGFLTVDIVLGWVTRRRTGHAHA; from the coding sequence ATGTCCGTCGAACCGCCCACCACCGCCCCACCCCGCACGGCCGGCGATGCCGGTGAGCCGATCCTGAGCCCTGCGTCTGCGGCGGCTCCCTCGGCCCTTCGTGCGCTGCGCCCGCTGGTGCTGCGCCTGCACTTCTACGCAGGCGTGTTCGTCGCGCCGTTCCTGCTCGTCGCGGCGGTCACCGGACTGCTGTACGCGGGCTCGTTCCAGGCCGAGAAGATCGTGTACGCCCACGAACTGACCGTCCCGGTCGGCGACCACAAGCTGCCGATCTCCCAGCAGGTAACCGCCGCCCGCAAGGCCCACCCCGAGGGCACCATCTCCGCCGTACGGCCGTCACCGCAGGCCGATGCGACCACCCGCGTGCTGCTGTCCGGCGTCAAGGGCGTGGCCGCCGACCACACGCTCGCCGTGTTCGTGGACCCCTACACCGGCAAGGTGCGCGGCGCGCTGGAGCAGTACGGCTCCACCGGCGCCCTGCCACTGCGCACCTGGATCGACGAACTCCACAGCGACCTGCACCTGGGCGACACCGGCCGCCTGTACAGCGAGTTCGCCGCCAGCTGGCTGTGGGTGATCACGGGTGGCGGACTGGTGCTGTGGTTCGGCCGCCGCCGCGCCCGCCGCAAGGTGCGCGGCACCACGGGGCGGCGGCGCTCCCTGACCCTGCACGGCACGGTGGGCGTGTGGGCGGCCGGCGGCCTGTTCTTCCTGTCGGCGACCGGCCTGACCTGGTCCACCTACGCCGGAGCGAACATCGGCGACCTCCGTGAAGCCCTCGGCCAGTCCACCCCCTCCGTCACCGCGACAGTGAGCAGCGGGCACGACGGACACGGCTCCATGGCGGGCATGGACATGAACGGCATGGACATGGGCTCGCACTCCGGCGCACGGTCCGACGTGGGTCTCGACGCCGTACTGAAGACGGCCCGCGCCGAGGGCCTGTCCGACCCGGTGGAGATCGTGCCGCCCGCGGACTCCTCCTCCGCCTATGTCGTACGGCAGATCCAGCGCAGCTGGCCGGAGAAGCAGGACTCGGTCGCCGTCGACCCGGCCACCGGCAAGGTCACCGACGTCCTGCGCTTCTCCGACTACCCGGTGCTGGCCAAACTGACCCGGTGGGGCATCGACGCCCACACCGGTACCCTGTTCGGCCTCGCCAACCAGATCGCGCTGGCCGGCCTCGCCCTGGCCCTGATCCTCCTCATCCTCTGGGGCTACCGCATGTGGTGGCAGCGCGGCCGCGGCTCCGCCTTCGGCCGCCCGATTCCCCGCGGTGCCTGGCGGCAGGTGCCGGTGTACGTGCTGGTGCCCTGCGTCGCGGTGGTCGCCGTCGTCGGCTACTACGTCCCGCTGCTCGGGATCCCGCTCGCCGGCTTCCTCACGGTGGACATCGTCCTCGGCTGGGTCACACGCCGTCGTACCGGGCACGCACACGCCTGA
- a CDS encoding YcnI family protein, which produces MSRTRTTLRRAGAVTALTAAGLLAAAGVASAHVTVHPDSYAKGATDGVLTFRVPNEEDNASTTKVQVFLPTDHPVLGVLVHPQDGWTAQVTNTKLKTPVKTDDGTITDAVSEITFSGGKIAPGQYEDFNVAFGQLPDDTDQLSFKTLQTYSDGKVVRWIEEAQGGQEPENPAPVLKFTAKGTEDGGGTSTASPAGSKGSDSAKSTTSASDSTARGLGIAGLVVGVLGLAAAGFAVVRGRSAGSRAE; this is translated from the coding sequence ATGTCCAGGACCCGCACCACCCTGCGCCGCGCCGGCGCCGTCACGGCCCTGACCGCCGCGGGACTTCTCGCTGCCGCGGGCGTGGCCTCGGCGCACGTCACCGTCCACCCCGACAGCTACGCCAAGGGCGCCACCGACGGCGTGCTGACCTTCCGTGTCCCCAACGAGGAGGACAACGCCTCCACCACCAAGGTCCAGGTCTTCCTGCCCACCGACCACCCCGTCCTCGGCGTGCTCGTCCACCCCCAGGACGGCTGGACCGCCCAGGTCACCAACACCAAGCTCAAGACGCCCGTCAAGACCGACGACGGCACCATCACCGATGCCGTCTCCGAGATCACCTTCAGCGGCGGCAAGATCGCGCCTGGCCAGTACGAGGACTTCAACGTCGCCTTCGGCCAGCTGCCCGACGACACCGACCAGCTGAGCTTCAAGACCCTGCAGACGTACTCCGACGGCAAGGTCGTCCGCTGGATCGAGGAGGCCCAGGGCGGCCAGGAGCCGGAGAACCCGGCGCCCGTGCTCAAGTTCACCGCCAAGGGCACGGAGGACGGCGGTGGCACCTCGACCGCCTCGCCGGCGGGTTCGAAGGGCTCCGACAGCGCCAAGTCGACCACCTCGGCCAGCGACTCGACCGCCCGCGGTCTCGGCATCGCCGGGCTGGTCGTCGGCGTGCTGGGGCTCGCGGCGGCGGGCTTCGCCGTCGTACGCGGCCGTTCCGCCGGATCTCGGGCGGAGTAG
- a CDS encoding heavy metal translocating P-type ATPase, producing the protein MGGEPVAVDLVTTDLTVGGMTCAACVRRVEKKLGKLDGVTATVNLATGRARVSHPPGISPEELAAAVEKAGYTAALPEPPKQSETREGKDAGESGEARQERDRLLITALLALPVLVLSMVPALQFRNWQWLCFALAAPVAVWGALPFHVRAARGLRHAAATMDTLVSLGVVASFSWSTYALFLGGAGEPGMRMPFTLVPSASDGAAHLYLEAAVGVPLFVLAGRFLEARARRGTGAALRSLAQLAAKEVTIREGDDERLVPVEWLRPGQVFVVRPGERVATDGQVVEGSSAVDLSLVTGESEPVEVGPGSAVVGGAINAGGLLLVKATAVGADTQLARITRLVTEAQAGKARAQRLADTVAGVFVPVVLTLAVTCLGFWLGAGADPQAALTACVAVLVVACPCALGLATPTALMAATGRGAQLGVLVSGPQALEGLQHIDTVVLDKTGTLTSGHMTVARVTAVPDGLGKEALLRLAGAVEHGSEHPLGRAIASYAQRELPEGPLPDVSGFAALPGRGVRGLVEGRLVEVLASDGELPTALADALPVAEAAAHTPVLLRVDGVAEALIEVGDVVRPGSYRAVDRLRRLGVRPVLATGDREAPAQAVAAALGIDEVHARCTPEAKADLVRDLHEQGCRVAVIGDGVNDAAALAGADLGIAMGSGTDVAIGAADVTLVRGDIGALTDAVRLARRTLGTIRANLVWAFGYNVVTVPLAMVGLLNPMLAAAAMSVSSLLVVGNSLRLRAWQPSPAPARRRTR; encoded by the coding sequence ATGGGCGGGGAACCTGTGGCCGTCGACCTGGTGACGACCGACCTGACCGTCGGCGGCATGACCTGCGCGGCCTGTGTGAGGCGCGTCGAGAAGAAGCTCGGCAAGCTGGACGGGGTGACGGCGACCGTCAATCTGGCAACCGGGCGGGCGCGGGTGAGCCACCCGCCGGGGATCAGCCCCGAGGAACTCGCCGCCGCCGTCGAGAAGGCCGGCTACACGGCCGCCCTGCCCGAACCGCCCAAGCAGTCCGAGACGCGCGAGGGCAAGGACGCGGGTGAGTCCGGGGAAGCTCGCCAGGAGCGGGACCGGCTGCTGATCACCGCCCTGCTCGCGCTGCCCGTGCTCGTGCTGTCGATGGTGCCCGCGCTGCAGTTCCGTAACTGGCAGTGGCTGTGCTTCGCGCTGGCCGCGCCGGTCGCTGTCTGGGGCGCGCTGCCCTTCCATGTGCGTGCGGCGCGTGGGCTTCGGCATGCGGCGGCGACCATGGACACCCTGGTGTCGCTGGGTGTGGTGGCGTCCTTCTCCTGGTCCACCTACGCGCTCTTCCTCGGCGGTGCCGGGGAGCCCGGCATGCGGATGCCGTTCACTCTCGTGCCCTCGGCTTCGGACGGCGCGGCGCACCTCTATCTCGAAGCGGCCGTCGGCGTACCGCTGTTCGTGCTGGCGGGGCGGTTCCTGGAGGCGCGGGCCCGGCGCGGGACCGGGGCCGCGCTCAGGTCGCTGGCCCAACTCGCCGCCAAAGAGGTGACGATCCGCGAAGGCGACGACGAACGGCTCGTTCCCGTCGAGTGGTTGAGGCCGGGGCAGGTCTTCGTCGTACGGCCCGGGGAGCGCGTGGCCACCGACGGGCAGGTGGTGGAGGGCAGTTCCGCCGTGGATCTGTCCCTGGTCACCGGGGAGAGCGAGCCCGTCGAGGTCGGGCCGGGTTCGGCGGTGGTCGGCGGCGCCATCAACGCCGGCGGGCTGCTCCTGGTGAAGGCCACGGCTGTCGGTGCAGACACCCAGCTCGCCCGGATCACCCGGCTGGTGACCGAGGCCCAGGCCGGCAAGGCACGGGCGCAGCGGCTGGCCGACACGGTGGCAGGCGTCTTCGTCCCCGTCGTGCTGACGCTGGCCGTCACCTGTCTCGGCTTCTGGCTCGGCGCCGGGGCCGACCCGCAGGCCGCCCTCACCGCGTGTGTGGCCGTACTCGTCGTGGCCTGCCCGTGCGCGCTCGGCCTGGCCACGCCGACCGCGCTGATGGCCGCGACCGGCCGCGGTGCCCAACTGGGCGTCCTGGTCAGCGGGCCCCAGGCGCTGGAAGGGCTCCAGCACATCGACACGGTCGTCCTGGACAAGACCGGCACGCTCACCTCCGGCCACATGACCGTCGCCCGCGTCACGGCCGTACCCGACGGACTGGGCAAGGAGGCGCTGCTGCGACTGGCCGGGGCCGTCGAGCACGGCTCGGAGCATCCCCTGGGCCGGGCGATCGCTTCCTACGCCCAGCGGGAACTCCCCGAGGGGCCGCTGCCGGACGTGAGCGGGTTCGCCGCCCTGCCGGGGCGGGGCGTGCGCGGCCTGGTCGAGGGCCGGCTGGTGGAAGTCCTCGCCTCCGACGGCGAGTTGCCCACTGCCCTGGCAGACGCGCTGCCGGTGGCCGAGGCCGCCGCCCACACGCCCGTCCTGCTCCGGGTGGACGGTGTGGCCGAGGCCCTGATCGAGGTCGGGGACGTGGTGCGGCCTGGCAGCTACCGGGCCGTGGACCGGCTGCGGCGCCTCGGCGTGCGGCCGGTGCTCGCGACCGGTGACCGAGAGGCACCCGCCCAGGCCGTGGCCGCAGCCCTGGGCATCGACGAGGTGCACGCCCGCTGCACCCCCGAGGCCAAGGCCGACCTCGTACGGGATCTGCACGAGCAGGGCTGCCGCGTCGCCGTCATCGGCGACGGAGTGAACGACGCCGCAGCCCTGGCCGGCGCCGACCTGGGCATCGCCATGGGTAGCGGCACGGACGTGGCCATCGGAGCCGCCGACGTGACGTTGGTACGCGGGGACATCGGGGCGTTGACGGACGCGGTCCGGCTCGCCCGGCGCACGCTGGGCACGATCCGGGCCAACCTCGTCTGGGCCTTCGGCTACAACGTCGTGACCGTGCCGCTCGCCATGGTCGGCCTGCTCAATCCGATGCTCGCAGCTGCGGCGATGTCGGTGAGTTCGCTGCTGGTCGTGGGCAACAGCCTGCGGCTGCGCGCCTGGCAGCCCTCGCCCGCTCCCGCCCGGAGGCGTACCCGATGA